A genomic stretch from Antarcticibacterium flavum includes:
- the tnpA gene encoding IS66 family insertion sequence element accessory protein TnpA: MDKQAYMFELIQEWEVSGLSKKDFCQKHGIIRSNFYYWIKKWKNSKSEAPEGFLEITPGKTDSFHAQYRLKYPNGVQLEVSGIGLNQLAALVNL; encoded by the coding sequence ATGGATAAGCAAGCCTATATGTTTGAGTTAATTCAGGAATGGGAAGTTAGTGGTTTAAGTAAAAAGGATTTTTGTCAAAAGCATGGGATCATTCGGAGTAATTTTTATTACTGGATCAAAAAATGGAAGAACAGCAAATCGGAAGCTCCGGAAGGATTTTTAGAGATCACTCCAGGTAAAACGGATTCCTTCCACGCTCAATATCGACTGAAATATCCTAATGGAGTACAGCTAGAAGTCTCCGGGATTGGTTTAAACCAATTAGCGGCTCTTGTAAACCTGTAA
- a CDS encoding P-loop NTPase fold protein codes for MWNDNETNSDFIDYQHLVNAVTSIVNNVNLLPCSIGVFGDWGSGKSSLMRMVEETYLGYPVGQVHLV; via the coding sequence ATGTGGAATGATAACGAAACAAACTCTGATTTTATCGACTATCAGCATCTTGTAAATGCTGTAACAAGCATTGTAAACAATGTCAATCTATTGCCTTGTAGTATTGGTGTTTTTGGCGATTGGGGAAGCGGAAAGTCGAGTCTTATGAGAATGGTTGAAGAGACCTATTTAGGGTATCCGGTTGGCCAAGTACATCTGGTGTAA
- a CDS encoding Fur family transcriptional regulator — MTKTEKTLLAKGIRPTKMRSKIYKFLKRKQSAVSFSDLKKAFVQKSETNKTANRTTFYRNLKIFEDKGLIHQINDGVGVAKYAISDENAKGKYGTDLHMHFHCTDCRKTICLPNKISEESLPDDYEVNDVNLVLKGICEKCRKK, encoded by the coding sequence ATGACAAAGACGGAAAAAACATTATTGGCTAAAGGGATTCGACCTACTAAAATGAGGTCGAAGATATACAAGTTCCTAAAAAGGAAACAAAGTGCCGTGTCCTTTTCCGATTTGAAAAAGGCCTTTGTTCAAAAGAGCGAAACCAATAAAACAGCAAACAGAACGACCTTTTATCGCAATCTCAAGATTTTTGAGGATAAAGGGTTGATTCATCAGATTAATGATGGGGTCGGAGTGGCAAAATATGCGATTTCTGATGAAAACGCCAAAGGTAAATACGGTACAGATTTACATATGCACTTTCATTGTACCGATTGTAGGAAAACAATCTGTTTACCAAATAAAATATCGGAAGAGAGCTTGCCAGACGATTATGAAGTGAACGATGTGAACCTTGTATTGAAAGGAATTTGTGAAAAATGCAGAAAAAAATAA
- a CDS encoding helix-turn-helix domain-containing protein produces MPTSIITTDDLREFKMELLDDIKELLNSQSGHITKRWLKSPEVKKLLGISSGTLQNLRINGTLPYTKVGGVLYYDYEEIISVMENNKVHNKF; encoded by the coding sequence ATGCCCACAAGTATTATTACCACAGACGACCTTCGAGAATTCAAAATGGAACTGCTCGATGATATCAAGGAACTACTCAATAGCCAATCTGGTCATATTACCAAAAGGTGGCTAAAATCCCCTGAAGTAAAAAAGCTTTTGGGAATCTCTTCTGGCACGTTACAGAATTTAAGAATTAATGGCACATTGCCCTACACCAAAGTAGGGGGTGTACTCTATTACGATTACGAAGAAATAATTAGCGTAATGGAAAATAATAAAGTTCATAACAAATTCTAA
- a CDS encoding KAP family P-loop NTPase fold protein encodes MNFNGWLFEGYEDTKTVLMGRIVNEIIKKRKPQDKALKIAAKLLKKIDLLKIGQSAVKHGAGFMLMGPAGLALTTTSDILSKLSNADYEEYIKKQNENTDPDEILKNDIQEFHLAFEELIKETNLKKIVVLIDDLDRCSPDTVIGTLEAIKLFLFAKNTAFVIGADERLIKHAVRRRFPEIPGDNTEVGRDYLEKLIQYPIRIPPLSDLELTTYINLLFTNLYTDIGEFEHIRISVLEEKNKDQFGFTFRLENANEFVTEVNENLKEALLLSAQLVSVLAVGLNGNPRQTKRFLNTLLLRHQMANSKGENLDKRILAKLMLLEYFKSETFKSFYQQQAKNQGIITELKLMEELVLENNDEKLDELPVEFQSYLQDSWIRQWLSSEPNVSEVNLQSYFYYSRDKLSVSGTNIQRMSSQAQELFIKLLNDSETIRSLALKEVRSLSDGDSSAIFESLAERMKNEGEQNGESPTIKRLIDFCNVRNELISQLLSLIDKLPHQVLPLSITTWLQGISENTSHEPTVNKMIKDWSKSSTNKRLAGIAKRKLKNL; translated from the coding sequence ATCAACTTTAATGGATGGTTATTTGAAGGGTATGAAGATACCAAAACCGTTTTGATGGGCAGGATAGTTAACGAAATAATCAAAAAAAGAAAACCACAGGATAAAGCATTAAAAATTGCAGCAAAACTTCTAAAAAAAATAGACTTACTTAAAATTGGACAATCTGCTGTTAAGCATGGAGCTGGTTTTATGTTAATGGGGCCAGCAGGACTTGCCTTAACTACTACATCAGACATCTTAAGTAAGTTGTCCAATGCCGATTATGAAGAGTATATAAAAAAGCAAAATGAAAATACTGACCCTGACGAAATCCTTAAAAATGACATTCAAGAATTCCATCTAGCATTTGAAGAATTAATTAAGGAAACCAATTTAAAAAAAATAGTAGTGTTAATTGATGATTTGGATAGGTGTTCACCAGATACAGTCATTGGAACACTTGAAGCCATTAAATTATTCTTATTTGCGAAAAATACTGCTTTTGTAATTGGGGCGGATGAACGACTCATTAAACATGCAGTTAGAAGAAGGTTTCCAGAAATACCAGGAGACAATACTGAAGTGGGACGTGATTATCTGGAAAAACTAATTCAATACCCAATAAGAATTCCACCCCTTAGTGACCTAGAATTGACAACTTACATCAATCTATTATTCACTAATTTATATACGGACATCGGAGAATTTGAACATATCAGGATAAGTGTTTTAGAAGAGAAAAATAAAGACCAATTTGGTTTTACGTTTAGATTAGAAAATGCGAATGAATTTGTTACTGAAGTCAACGAAAATCTAAAAGAAGCGTTGCTTCTCTCTGCCCAACTTGTATCGGTTCTGGCAGTAGGTCTTAATGGTAACCCCAGACAGACAAAAAGATTTTTAAACACTCTTTTGTTAAGACACCAGATGGCCAATTCCAAAGGAGAAAATCTTGATAAACGTATTTTGGCAAAACTAATGCTCTTGGAATACTTCAAGTCAGAAACGTTCAAAAGTTTTTATCAACAACAAGCAAAGAACCAAGGAATTATTACCGAATTAAAATTGATGGAAGAGTTAGTACTAGAAAATAATGATGAAAAATTAGATGAACTGCCAGTAGAATTTCAAAGTTATTTACAAGATTCTTGGATTAGACAATGGCTATCTTCAGAACCCAATGTCAGCGAGGTAAATTTACAATCCTATTTTTATTATTCAAGAGACAAATTATCCGTTTCTGGGACTAATATCCAAAGAATGAGTTCTCAAGCTCAAGAATTATTTATAAAACTCTTAAATGATTCTGAAACTATCAGAAGCTTGGCCTTAAAAGAAGTAAGGTCTCTTAGCGATGGGGATTCATCAGCGATATTTGAATCTCTAGCAGAAAGAATGAAAAATGAAGGAGAACAGAATGGGGAATCACCAACCATAAAACGTTTAATAGATTTTTGTAACGTCAGAAATGAACTAATCTCTCAATTATTAAGTTTGATTGATAAATTACCGCACCAAGTTTTACCACTTAGTATTACCACTTGGCTTCAAGGAATTTCCGAAAATACTTCGCACGAACCTACAGTTAATAAAATGATAAAAGACTGGAGTAAGAGTTCAACAAATAAGCGTTTGGCAGGAATCGCCAAACGTAAATTAAAAAACTTGTAA
- the tnpB gene encoding IS66 family insertion sequence element accessory protein TnpB (TnpB, as the term is used for proteins encoded by IS66 family insertion elements, is considered an accessory protein, since TnpC, encoded by a neighboring gene, is a DDE family transposase.), whose product MFSLSSSNRYYLFSQPCDMRKGFQGLSGLVTAKMGKNPISGDVFIFINRRATHIKLLHWEFGGFVIYYKRLEKGTFSLPKVLQSGSVSWSQLVLMIEGIKAEKLRHLNRYNPPEPPDFTDKNTK is encoded by the coding sequence ATGTTTAGTTTAAGTTCCTCCAATCGGTACTACCTCTTTAGCCAGCCTTGCGATATGAGAAAGGGTTTTCAGGGCCTATCGGGACTGGTCACCGCCAAGATGGGAAAGAATCCCATCAGTGGCGATGTTTTTATATTCATCAACCGCAGGGCTACCCATATCAAACTCCTGCACTGGGAATTCGGGGGCTTTGTGATTTATTATAAACGTCTTGAGAAAGGAACGTTCTCGCTTCCCAAAGTGCTCCAGTCAGGAAGTGTTAGTTGGAGTCAGCTGGTGCTGATGATCGAGGGGATCAAGGCAGAAAAGCTGCGTCACCTTAACCGGTACAATCCTCCTGAACCCCCTGATTTTACTGATAAAAACACAAAATAA
- a CDS encoding RteC domain-containing protein, protein MVTNYDDILKNLDNKLDILEIEEQDILLKAEKGIKIAKQTLKSIRSIVVDYEFETKLEEIHFFKCTKPKIYSKLIYYVKLFNIESKRPRGSNKSQVKYLNNYIEKLQTYFNDNLDFYHYYRREAAVFDEQYFLRGKADIRLFPDSFHFFVDEEFATSHDSTVATILAYDLLIVHLKREIDKLENNGNYANLRMIQRKPKITWTAHKIYLIELIYALHSTDVINNGTVDIKDIAYFVEKTFKVDLGDYYRAFLEIRMRKNGRTKFLDILKKQLTKRMDDTDNVK, encoded by the coding sequence ATGGTTACAAATTACGACGATATATTAAAAAATTTAGACAATAAACTAGATATTCTTGAAATAGAAGAACAAGATATTTTACTCAAAGCTGAAAAAGGGATTAAAATTGCAAAACAGACCCTTAAATCAATTAGAAGTATCGTAGTTGATTATGAATTTGAAACCAAATTAGAGGAAATTCATTTCTTTAAATGTACTAAACCAAAAATTTATAGCAAACTTATTTATTACGTAAAATTATTTAACATTGAAAGTAAAAGACCCAGGGGAAGCAATAAATCGCAAGTAAAGTATTTGAACAATTATATCGAAAAACTTCAAACTTACTTTAACGACAATCTTGACTTTTACCATTATTACCGCAGGGAAGCTGCCGTGTTTGATGAGCAGTATTTTTTAAGAGGTAAAGCAGATATTAGGTTATTCCCAGACTCATTTCACTTTTTTGTTGATGAAGAGTTTGCAACAAGTCACGATAGTACCGTAGCCACGATTTTAGCTTACGACCTGTTGATTGTGCACCTAAAACGAGAGATTGATAAATTGGAAAATAATGGAAATTATGCAAATTTAAGAATGATACAAAGAAAGCCAAAAATTACGTGGACGGCACACAAAATATACTTAATTGAACTAATTTACGCTTTGCACAGTACAGACGTCATAAATAATGGGACTGTTGACATTAAAGATATTGCCTATTTTGTTGAAAAAACGTTTAAAGTGGACTTGGGCGATTATTACAGGGCTTTTTTGGAAATACGGATGCGTAAAAATGGGAGAACCAAATTCTTGGATATACTAAAAAAGCAGTTGACCAAACGGATGGATGATACTGATAACGTAAAATAA
- a CDS encoding P-loop NTPase family protein, with translation MNPHKPHIITEGSVQYTLGELKDNQMLYDFDKMLIYLNAKGKLLFGKKFKIFEEDRDIIFKLCNYFIRDEANCKKLDIDRDKGILLSGPVGCGKTSLMKLLRHIVPHQKSYEVIPTRNIAFAFNNIGYTIIENYGDKKFYCFDDLGVEPTGRHFGKDCNVMGEILLSRYDLFLSHKTKTHATTNLNAKELEERYGNRVRSRMRQLFNLIAFDKSSRDKRD, from the coding sequence ATGAATCCCCACAAACCACATATCATTACCGAGGGTAGCGTTCAATACACCTTGGGAGAACTGAAAGACAATCAAATGCTTTATGATTTTGATAAAATGCTAATTTATCTCAATGCCAAAGGAAAACTACTTTTTGGCAAGAAATTCAAAATTTTTGAAGAAGACCGTGATATTATATTCAAGCTCTGTAATTATTTTATCAGGGATGAAGCTAATTGCAAAAAATTAGACATCGACCGCGATAAAGGGATTTTGCTTTCTGGTCCTGTTGGTTGTGGAAAAACCAGTTTAATGAAACTGTTACGCCATATTGTGCCACATCAGAAATCGTATGAGGTTATACCCACACGAAACATTGCCTTTGCCTTTAATAATATTGGGTACACCATCATTGAAAATTACGGCGACAAAAAGTTTTATTGTTTTGATGATTTGGGTGTAGAACCCACCGGAAGGCATTTTGGAAAAGATTGTAATGTAATGGGCGAAATCTTACTTTCACGTTATGATTTATTTTTAAGTCATAAAACTAAAACACACGCAACTACAAACCTCAATGCTAAAGAACTGGAGGAACGTTATGGGAATAGGGTACGTTCAAGGATGCGACAACTGTTCAATTTAATTGCCTTTGATAAAAGCAGTCGTGATAAAAGGGATTAA
- a CDS encoding SpoIIAA family protein — protein sequence MLQIIELKEKNIVATKASGKLRKEDIEKIHPLIHAILDKGMKVRWYFEMVNFTGWDLPGLWEDLKMDTAHATDYEKIAMVGDKKWQNWITQFMKPFTNADIKYFNLDQKEEAKSWIESL from the coding sequence ATGTTACAGATAATCGAGTTAAAAGAAAAAAATATTGTTGCAACAAAAGCTTCGGGAAAATTGAGAAAAGAAGATATAGAAAAAATCCATCCACTTATCCACGCTATACTGGACAAGGGAATGAAAGTCCGTTGGTATTTTGAGATGGTCAACTTTACGGGTTGGGATTTACCTGGTTTATGGGAAGACCTGAAAATGGACACAGCCCACGCCACGGACTATGAAAAAATAGCAATGGTAGGAGATAAAAAATGGCAGAATTGGATAACCCAATTTATGAAACCTTTTACCAACGCCGATATTAAGTATTTCAATTTAGACCAAAAGGAAGAGGCCAAAAGTTGGATTGAAAGCCTGTAA
- the tnpC gene encoding IS66 family transposase gives MEKSLETLSKQQLLALLEEQSAQATFHKKELQKSQQELKQKTKELKQKDKELARADEHLRSYLSKSGVLEEKVAYLESQLEMFRRMQFGQKRERFEDKEQLALPFEVTAQELEKREEAFTEKITYQRKKKNATHKGRQPLPDHLPVEEVKIYPKGDISQMKCIGQEETDELEYEPARFFIRRYIRYKYAHKSGEGVIIGELPERVIDKGIPGSGLVTSLLVDKYCDHMPLHRQLERFKREKVPIPPSTMNGWCARGIDRIVPLFEELIADVKSQGYLQVDETTIKVQDEGKKGKTHLGYYWVYHSPIDGNVVFDYQPGRGQKAPEAMLKDFKGYLQTDGYAVYDHYAKKEEVTHLGCWAHARRYYEKSLDNDPERATRALKEIQKIYAIERKIKEANLSPEQIKEVRLKEALPVINELGKWMTQQLKFTLPKSLIGKALAYSVSRWDALCAYLYDGNLFIDNNQIEGKIRPVAVGRKNYLFAGSHKAAQRAAAIYSFFAICKKHQVNPYEWLKYTLENIMTIKYKDIKNLYPQNYKKLQLGK, from the coding sequence ATGGAAAAATCCCTGGAAACCCTTTCAAAACAACAGTTGTTGGCCCTTTTAGAAGAGCAATCAGCGCAGGCGACATTCCATAAAAAAGAGCTTCAAAAATCTCAGCAAGAATTAAAACAAAAGACTAAGGAATTAAAGCAAAAAGACAAGGAACTTGCCCGGGCTGATGAGCATCTTCGCAGCTATTTGAGTAAGTCCGGAGTTCTAGAGGAAAAAGTGGCCTACCTGGAGAGCCAGCTGGAGATGTTCCGAAGGATGCAGTTCGGTCAGAAACGCGAGCGTTTTGAAGATAAGGAACAGTTGGCTTTGCCTTTTGAGGTTACTGCCCAGGAGCTTGAAAAACGAGAAGAAGCCTTTACAGAAAAGATTACCTACCAGCGTAAGAAGAAAAATGCCACTCATAAAGGGCGTCAGCCGCTTCCGGATCATCTTCCGGTAGAGGAAGTGAAGATCTATCCTAAGGGAGATATCTCTCAGATGAAGTGTATCGGTCAGGAAGAGACCGATGAATTGGAATACGAGCCTGCACGATTTTTTATTCGCAGATATATCCGGTATAAATACGCTCACAAATCCGGAGAAGGGGTGATCATCGGAGAACTTCCTGAGCGGGTGATCGATAAGGGTATTCCAGGATCCGGACTGGTAACTTCTCTATTAGTTGATAAATACTGTGACCATATGCCGCTTCACCGTCAGCTCGAACGTTTTAAAAGAGAAAAGGTCCCCATCCCTCCCTCTACTATGAATGGCTGGTGTGCCAGAGGGATCGATCGGATTGTTCCGCTCTTTGAAGAACTCATAGCCGATGTAAAATCTCAAGGCTACTTGCAGGTTGATGAAACAACAATAAAGGTGCAGGATGAGGGGAAAAAAGGAAAAACTCATCTGGGATATTATTGGGTATATCACAGTCCCATCGATGGAAATGTAGTCTTTGACTACCAGCCTGGCCGTGGGCAAAAGGCACCCGAAGCCATGCTTAAAGATTTTAAAGGCTACCTTCAGACAGACGGCTATGCGGTCTATGATCATTATGCTAAAAAAGAAGAGGTCACCCATTTAGGATGCTGGGCCCATGCCCGTCGTTATTATGAAAAATCGCTGGATAATGACCCGGAAAGGGCAACCCGTGCCTTAAAGGAGATCCAAAAAATATACGCTATTGAAAGAAAAATCAAAGAGGCAAATCTTAGTCCAGAGCAAATTAAAGAGGTGCGCCTTAAAGAAGCATTACCAGTAATTAATGAACTGGGGAAATGGATGACTCAGCAGCTTAAGTTTACCTTGCCCAAAAGTCTGATAGGAAAAGCACTTGCCTATAGTGTATCTAGGTGGGATGCGCTGTGTGCTTACCTGTATGACGGAAATTTATTTATAGATAATAATCAAATTGAAGGAAAAATTCGTCCGGTTGCTGTGGGAAGAAAAAATTACTTATTTGCAGGATCTCATAAAGCTGCTCAGAGAGCTGCGGCAATCTATTCCTTCTTTGCTATTTGTAAAAAGCACCAGGTGAATCCCTATGAGTGGTTAAAATATACCTTGGAAAATATCATGACCATCAAATACAAGGATATTAAGAATCTCTACCCCCAGAATTACAAAAAATTACAGCTGGGTAAATAA
- the qatB gene encoding Qat anti-phage system associated protein QatB → MGTSASGTGPKGKTPLLPSWATDSDNAPETDEKNNQQSDDTLNETVDSKPETVPTQKLSGTKSILTRISNGGSGSSFKTFAKSYIKSSGGSRAATKSSIAGINVGRNYLGFLSGVSKEGFNETLQKYDLSDCIGKSSEEVIAKIADRIAPTGSTNDEAIARAAIMITFDRLYEKILDSGRDIESLDSINSETLSDTVVEFVSAYIFKKWVYEAGIALERNDLSESEAIKLENEMRFFIRDEVKNGFKKADISKIDLAQGEGKKIIEDIFELAYSTLEK, encoded by the coding sequence ATGGGAACTTCTGCATCAGGTACTGGACCAAAAGGAAAAACACCATTACTACCCAGTTGGGCAACTGACTCTGACAATGCCCCAGAAACAGACGAGAAAAACAATCAGCAATCGGATGACACTTTAAATGAAACAGTAGATTCAAAACCTGAAACAGTACCAACACAAAAATTATCAGGCACAAAAAGTATACTCACAAGAATTTCTAATGGAGGTAGCGGTTCTAGTTTTAAAACTTTTGCTAAATCATATATAAAGTCATCTGGTGGTAGTAGGGCAGCCACAAAATCTTCAATTGCTGGAATTAACGTTGGTAGAAATTATCTTGGTTTTTTGAGCGGAGTTTCAAAAGAAGGCTTTAATGAAACTTTACAAAAATATGACTTATCTGATTGTATAGGTAAATCTAGTGAGGAAGTTATTGCAAAAATTGCTGATAGAATTGCCCCAACGGGTAGTACTAATGACGAAGCAATCGCACGTGCAGCCATAATGATAACATTTGACCGACTCTATGAAAAAATCCTTGATAGTGGTAGAGATATAGAATCACTAGACAGTATTAACTCAGAAACATTGTCTGATACCGTAGTTGAATTTGTGAGTGCTTATATCTTCAAGAAATGGGTTTATGAAGCTGGAATTGCTCTTGAAAGAAATGATTTATCTGAAAGCGAAGCAATTAAATTGGAAAATGAAATGCGTTTTTTTATAAGAGATGAAGTAAAAAACGGATTTAAAAAAGCTGATATTTCTAAAATAGATTTAGCTCAAGGAGAAGGAAAAAAAATAATAGAGGACATATTTGAACTCGCATATTCAACACTAGAAAAATGA
- a CDS encoding heavy metal translocating P-type ATPase, with protein MKKKKQNSQHINDSENCCIGNDGSHNSNDNASTFKIYLPATFSFVMLITGIIVDYLEIFPHFSDWIRIVWYVMAYIPVGFPVIIEGWESIKKGDFFTEFLLMSIATIGAFAIGEYPEGVAVMLFYAVGELFQSAAVKKAKGSIKALLDVRPNEALVYRNNNYVSVNPETVAIGEKVQVRVGEKIPLDGILLSEKGSFNTAALTGESKPDTIAKGEKVFAGSINLDGVIEIETTKEFKDSSIARILEMVQNATARKSKTELFIRIFARIYTPIVVFLAIGLTFLPYFFVDEYVFSDWLYRALIFLVISCPCALVISIPLGYFGGLGAASKNGILFKGASFLDEMTKVTTVVMDKTGTVTKGVFKIKNVVVNNGSLSEAEMMKYLMAMEEQSTHPIAKAIMEYKADGEDFQATKVTEVAGKGLKGTVNGKIVLVGNKPLMTSNNIEVPSETDNIVESVVMVSIENKFAGYVIIADELKADAHEAIKQIRESGISKIIMLSGDKDSITQQVAKEMSIDTAKGGLLPEDKLNEVEHLKKQFNTKVAFIGDGINDAPVLAASDVGIAMGGLGSDVAIETADVIIQTDQPSKIARAIKIGRSTRRIVWQNIGLAFGVKAVVLVLGAGGLATMWEAVFADVGVALLAILNAVRLQKMNWK; from the coding sequence ATGAAAAAGAAAAAGCAAAATTCACAGCATATAAATGACAGCGAAAATTGTTGCATTGGCAATGATGGTAGCCATAACAGTAATGACAACGCAAGTACTTTTAAAATTTATTTGCCCGCTACATTCAGCTTTGTAATGCTGATAACTGGAATTATCGTTGATTATCTGGAGATTTTCCCGCATTTTTCCGATTGGATAAGGATTGTTTGGTATGTTATGGCCTATATTCCTGTTGGATTTCCAGTTATAATTGAAGGCTGGGAAAGTATTAAAAAAGGAGATTTCTTTACGGAATTTCTTTTGATGTCAATTGCCACAATAGGGGCATTCGCCATTGGCGAATATCCTGAAGGTGTTGCCGTGATGCTATTTTATGCCGTGGGCGAATTGTTCCAAAGTGCCGCGGTTAAAAAAGCCAAGGGAAGCATCAAGGCATTACTGGATGTACGACCTAATGAAGCCTTGGTCTATAGGAACAACAATTATGTTTCTGTAAATCCAGAAACCGTTGCCATTGGCGAAAAAGTACAAGTTCGTGTGGGCGAAAAAATCCCTTTGGATGGTATTTTACTTTCTGAAAAAGGCTCGTTCAATACAGCGGCTTTAACGGGCGAAAGTAAACCCGATACCATTGCAAAGGGAGAAAAAGTATTTGCGGGAAGCATAAATTTGGACGGTGTAATTGAAATAGAAACCACCAAAGAATTTAAGGACAGTTCTATTGCACGAATCCTCGAAATGGTTCAGAATGCCACGGCACGTAAATCGAAAACAGAATTGTTTATTAGAATATTTGCAAGAATTTATACGCCTATTGTAGTGTTCTTGGCGATTGGGTTAACATTTTTACCTTACTTTTTTGTGGATGAATACGTGTTTAGCGATTGGTTATACAGGGCATTGATATTCTTGGTCATTTCCTGCCCGTGTGCTTTGGTAATCTCTATTCCGTTGGGTTATTTTGGTGGATTGGGAGCAGCATCCAAAAATGGGATTCTCTTTAAGGGCGCATCCTTTTTGGACGAAATGACAAAAGTAACCACGGTTGTAATGGACAAAACCGGAACTGTGACCAAAGGTGTTTTCAAAATTAAAAATGTCGTCGTAAATAATGGGTCATTGAGCGAAGCCGAAATGATGAAATACCTGATGGCGATGGAAGAACAATCAACACATCCCATTGCCAAGGCCATAATGGAATACAAAGCTGATGGCGAAGATTTTCAGGCAACCAAAGTAACTGAAGTTGCAGGAAAAGGATTAAAGGGAACGGTCAATGGCAAAATTGTTTTAGTTGGGAATAAACCATTGATGACTTCAAATAATATTGAAGTTCCATCTGAAACCGACAACATTGTAGAATCCGTTGTGATGGTTTCTATTGAAAACAAATTCGCTGGCTATGTCATCATTGCAGACGAATTGAAAGCAGATGCCCACGAAGCCATCAAACAAATTCGAGAATCCGGTATTTCCAAAATCATAATGCTTTCCGGCGATAAGGATTCCATAACCCAACAAGTGGCAAAAGAAATGAGTATTGATACTGCAAAAGGCGGTTTGTTACCAGAAGATAAGCTCAACGAAGTTGAGCATTTGAAAAAACAATTTAATACTAAAGTAGCCTTTATAGGCGATGGCATCAACGATGCACCGGTTTTGGCAGCGAGCGATGTTGGCATTGCAATGGGTGGTTTGGGCAGCGATGTGGCGATAGAGACCGCAGATGTAATCATCCAAACAGACCAACCAAGTAAAATAGCTAGAGCCATAAAAATAGGACGTTCTACAAGACGCATCGTTTGGCAGAATATTGGGTTGGCCTTTGGTGTAAAAGCAGTGGTTTTGGTTTTGGGCGCAGGTGGTCTGGCAACGATGTGGGAAGCAGTTTTTGCCGATGTAGGCGTGGCCTTGTTAGCCATTCTGAATGCGGTTCGATTACAGAAGATGAATTGGAAATAG
- a CDS encoding exodeoxyribonuclease X C-terminal domain-containing protein, which produces MRAIAIFFLNVLQNTLGMTFGWLFKPKTKRNSFKALSDVEKVKYLEKRRQYKGYKKQWLYYRCREEGLLETYYKLFDTEVEGQDSGTKFSFGKYRGEYVEAIWESDKEYINWLSQQEWLAQYLDESDMIHELLLLEEENQN; this is translated from the coding sequence ATGAGAGCAATTGCAATTTTCTTTTTGAACGTACTTCAAAATACTTTGGGGATGACTTTTGGATGGTTGTTTAAACCAAAAACCAAACGAAATTCATTTAAGGCCTTATCTGATGTTGAAAAGGTAAAATATCTTGAAAAAAGAAGGCAATACAAAGGCTATAAAAAACAATGGCTGTATTACAGGTGTAGAGAAGAAGGTTTATTAGAAACCTATTACAAATTGTTCGATACTGAAGTTGAGGGACAAGATTCTGGAACGAAATTTAGTTTCGGTAAATATAGAGGGGAATATGTTGAAGCTATTTGGGAATCTGATAAAGAGTATATCAATTGGCTTTCCCAACAAGAATGGTTGGCTCAATATTTGGATGAAAGCGATATGATACACGAACTACTTCTTTTAGAGGAAGAAAACCAAAATTAG